From Enterococcus mundtii, the proteins below share one genomic window:
- a CDS encoding GNAT family N-acetyltransferase — protein MLIREIKPQDDPIIKEIIQTSLESLDLAIEGTAYFDPQLDHLTDYYHALPCAAYWVVELENKVVGGIGIAPFDEQKQICELQKLYLAPEAKGLGIANQLMETALSYATQHYRQCYLETMHLLKPACKLYEKFGFHLIADPLAGSEHSTMDAWYIKELKKDGE, from the coding sequence ATGCTGATCCGAGAAATCAAACCACAAGATGATCCAATCATCAAAGAAATTATTCAAACTTCCCTAGAATCACTCGATTTAGCGATTGAAGGAACTGCCTATTTCGACCCACAATTAGACCATTTAACAGACTACTACCATGCTCTCCCCTGTGCTGCTTATTGGGTGGTGGAATTAGAAAATAAAGTAGTTGGCGGAATCGGAATCGCACCTTTCGACGAGCAAAAGCAGATATGTGAATTACAAAAATTGTACTTAGCCCCAGAAGCAAAAGGTTTAGGAATTGCCAACCAATTGATGGAAACAGCATTGTCTTATGCCACTCAACATTACCGTCAATGCTATTTAGAAACGATGCATTTATTAAAGCCTGCTTGTAAACTGTATGAAAAGTTCGGCTTTCACTTGATAGCTGATCCACTAGCAGGTTCTGAACACTCCACGATGGACGCTTGGTATATTAAAGAGTTAAAAAAAGACGGCGAATAA